A single genomic interval of Symphalangus syndactylus isolate Jambi chromosome 18, NHGRI_mSymSyn1-v2.1_pri, whole genome shotgun sequence harbors:
- the APOBEC3H gene encoding DNA dC->dU-editing enzyme APOBEC-3H isoform X8 gives MALLTAKTFRLQFNNKRRVTKPYYPRKALLCYQLTPQNGSTPTRGYFKNKKKRHAEIRFINKIKSMGLDETQCYQITCYLTWSPCPSCARELFDFIKAHDHLNLRIFASRLYYHWCRRQQEGLRLLCGSQVPVEVMGFPEFADCWENFVDHEEPLSFNPSEMLEELDKNSRAVKRRLEKIKVSPGVWMF, from the exons ATGGCTCTGCTAACAGCCAAAACATTCAGGTTACAGTTTAACAACAAGCGCCGCGTCACAAAGCCTTACTACCCGAGGAAGGCCCTCTTGTGTTACCAGCTGACGCCGCAGAATGGCTCCACGCCTACCAGAGGCTACTTTAAAAACAAG AAAAAGCGCCATGCAGAAATTCGCTTTATTAACAAGATCAAGTCCATGGGACTGGACGAAACGCAGTGCTACCAAATCACCTGTTACCTCACGTGGAGCCCCTGCCCCTCCTGTGCCCGGGAGCTGTTTGACTTCATCAAGGCTCACGACCATCTGAACCTGCGCATCTTCGCCTCCCGCCTGTACTACCACTGGTGCAGGCGCCAGCAGGAGGGGCTGCGGCTTCTGTGTGGATCCCAGGTCCCGGTGGAGGTCATGGGCTTCCCAG AGTTTGCTGACTGCTGGGAAAACTTTGTGGACCACGAGGAACCTCTTTCCTTCAACCCCTCTGAGATGTTAGAGGAGCTAGATAAAAACAGTCGAGCCGTAAAGCGACGGCTTGAGAAGATAAAGGTGAG
- the APOBEC3H gene encoding DNA dC->dU-editing enzyme APOBEC-3H isoform X3, with protein MALLTAKTFRLQFNNKRRVTKPYYPRKALLCYQLTPQNGSTPTRGYFKNKKKRHAEIRFINKIKSMGLDETQCYQITCYLTWSPCPSCARELFDFIKAHDHLNLRIFASRLYYHWCRRQQEGLRLLCGSQVPVEVMGFPEFADCWENFVDHEEPLSFNPSEMLEELDKNSRAVKRRLEKIKVRYCPACCPRPPHRLPQPHTQSNLCPLPLPLPFFHFFSFLF; from the exons ATGGCTCTGCTAACAGCCAAAACATTCAGGTTACAGTTTAACAACAAGCGCCGCGTCACAAAGCCTTACTACCCGAGGAAGGCCCTCTTGTGTTACCAGCTGACGCCGCAGAATGGCTCCACGCCTACCAGAGGCTACTTTAAAAACAAG AAAAAGCGCCATGCAGAAATTCGCTTTATTAACAAGATCAAGTCCATGGGACTGGACGAAACGCAGTGCTACCAAATCACCTGTTACCTCACGTGGAGCCCCTGCCCCTCCTGTGCCCGGGAGCTGTTTGACTTCATCAAGGCTCACGACCATCTGAACCTGCGCATCTTCGCCTCCCGCCTGTACTACCACTGGTGCAGGCGCCAGCAGGAGGGGCTGCGGCTTCTGTGTGGATCCCAGGTCCCGGTGGAGGTCATGGGCTTCCCAG AGTTTGCTGACTGCTGGGAAAACTTTGTGGACCACGAGGAACCTCTTTCCTTCAACCCCTCTGAGATGTTAGAGGAGCTAGATAAAAACAGTCGAGCCGTAAAGCGACGGCTTGAGAAGATAAAGGTGAGGTACTGTCCTGCCTGCTGCCCCCGACCTCCTCACCGCCTGCCGCAGCCCCATACCCAGTCAAACCTCTGCCCACTGCC
- the APOBEC3H gene encoding DNA dC->dU-editing enzyme APOBEC-3H isoform X7, which translates to MALLTAKTFRLQFNNKRRVTKPYYPRKALLCYQLTPQNGSTPTRGYFKNKKKRHAEIRFINKIKSMGLDETQCYQITCYLTWSPCPSCARELFDFIKAHDHLNLRIFASRLYYHWCRRQQEGLRLLCGSQVPVEVMGFPEFADCWENFVDHEEPLSFNPSEMLEELDKNSRAVKRRLEKIKVSSPGVWMF; encoded by the exons ATGGCTCTGCTAACAGCCAAAACATTCAGGTTACAGTTTAACAACAAGCGCCGCGTCACAAAGCCTTACTACCCGAGGAAGGCCCTCTTGTGTTACCAGCTGACGCCGCAGAATGGCTCCACGCCTACCAGAGGCTACTTTAAAAACAAG AAAAAGCGCCATGCAGAAATTCGCTTTATTAACAAGATCAAGTCCATGGGACTGGACGAAACGCAGTGCTACCAAATCACCTGTTACCTCACGTGGAGCCCCTGCCCCTCCTGTGCCCGGGAGCTGTTTGACTTCATCAAGGCTCACGACCATCTGAACCTGCGCATCTTCGCCTCCCGCCTGTACTACCACTGGTGCAGGCGCCAGCAGGAGGGGCTGCGGCTTCTGTGTGGATCCCAGGTCCCGGTGGAGGTCATGGGCTTCCCAG AGTTTGCTGACTGCTGGGAAAACTTTGTGGACCACGAGGAACCTCTTTCCTTCAACCCCTCTGAGATGTTAGAGGAGCTAGATAAAAACAGTCGAGCCGTAAAGCGACGGCTTGAGAAGATAAAGGTGAG
- the APOBEC3H gene encoding DNA dC->dU-editing enzyme APOBEC-3H isoform X5, with translation MMGAIWNFVHSALMNCVNTMALLTAKTFRLQFNNKRRVTKPYYPRKALLCYQLTPQNGSTPTRGYFKNKKKRHAEIRFINKIKSMGLDETQCYQITCYLTWSPCPSCARELFDFIKAHDHLNLRIFASRLYYHWCRRQQEGLRLLCGSQVPVEVMGFPEFADCWENFVDHEEPLSFNPSEMLEELDKNSRAVKRRLEKIKVSSPGVWMF, from the exons ATGATGGGAGCAATCTGGAATTTTGTTCACAGCGCTTTGATGAACTGTGT AAACACAATGGCTCTGCTAACAGCCAAAACATTCAGGTTACAGTTTAACAACAAGCGCCGCGTCACAAAGCCTTACTACCCGAGGAAGGCCCTCTTGTGTTACCAGCTGACGCCGCAGAATGGCTCCACGCCTACCAGAGGCTACTTTAAAAACAAG AAAAAGCGCCATGCAGAAATTCGCTTTATTAACAAGATCAAGTCCATGGGACTGGACGAAACGCAGTGCTACCAAATCACCTGTTACCTCACGTGGAGCCCCTGCCCCTCCTGTGCCCGGGAGCTGTTTGACTTCATCAAGGCTCACGACCATCTGAACCTGCGCATCTTCGCCTCCCGCCTGTACTACCACTGGTGCAGGCGCCAGCAGGAGGGGCTGCGGCTTCTGTGTGGATCCCAGGTCCCGGTGGAGGTCATGGGCTTCCCAG AGTTTGCTGACTGCTGGGAAAACTTTGTGGACCACGAGGAACCTCTTTCCTTCAACCCCTCTGAGATGTTAGAGGAGCTAGATAAAAACAGTCGAGCCGTAAAGCGACGGCTTGAGAAGATAAAGGTGAG
- the APOBEC3H gene encoding DNA dC->dU-editing enzyme APOBEC-3H isoform X6, giving the protein MMGAIWNFVHSALMNCVNTMALLTAKTFRLQFNNKRRVTKPYYPRKALLCYQLTPQNGSTPTRGYFKNKKKRHAEIRFINKIKSMGLDETQCYQITCYLTWSPCPSCARELFDFIKAHDHLNLRIFASRLYYHWCRRQQEGLRLLCGSQVPVEVMGFPEFADCWENFVDHEEPLSFNPSEMLEELDKNSRAVKRRLEKIKVSPGVWMF; this is encoded by the exons ATGATGGGAGCAATCTGGAATTTTGTTCACAGCGCTTTGATGAACTGTGT AAACACAATGGCTCTGCTAACAGCCAAAACATTCAGGTTACAGTTTAACAACAAGCGCCGCGTCACAAAGCCTTACTACCCGAGGAAGGCCCTCTTGTGTTACCAGCTGACGCCGCAGAATGGCTCCACGCCTACCAGAGGCTACTTTAAAAACAAG AAAAAGCGCCATGCAGAAATTCGCTTTATTAACAAGATCAAGTCCATGGGACTGGACGAAACGCAGTGCTACCAAATCACCTGTTACCTCACGTGGAGCCCCTGCCCCTCCTGTGCCCGGGAGCTGTTTGACTTCATCAAGGCTCACGACCATCTGAACCTGCGCATCTTCGCCTCCCGCCTGTACTACCACTGGTGCAGGCGCCAGCAGGAGGGGCTGCGGCTTCTGTGTGGATCCCAGGTCCCGGTGGAGGTCATGGGCTTCCCAG AGTTTGCTGACTGCTGGGAAAACTTTGTGGACCACGAGGAACCTCTTTCCTTCAACCCCTCTGAGATGTTAGAGGAGCTAGATAAAAACAGTCGAGCCGTAAAGCGACGGCTTGAGAAGATAAAGGTGAG